Proteins from a genomic interval of Coriobacteriia bacterium:
- a CDS encoding NifU family protein, protein MKERVREVLDTIRPALQADGGDVELVDVEDGVVKVRLVGACAGCPMSQLTLANGVERVLKERIPEVQRVEPVE, encoded by the coding sequence ATGAAGGAGCGCGTTCGGGAGGTACTGGATACGATCCGGCCGGCGCTGCAGGCCGACGGCGGGGATGTCGAGCTGGTCGACGTCGAGGACGGCGTCGTGAAGGTCCGCCTCGTGGGGGCGTGCGCCGGCTGCCCGATGTCGCAGTTGACGCTGGCCAACGGGGTCGAGCGGGTCCTGAAGGAGCGGATCCCGGAGGTCCAGCGCGTGGAGCCCGTCGAGTAG